The genomic segment CGATCGATGCAGCGCTCTCCTTTTGAGTCGTTCTCTTGAACAAGCAAGCTGCAGCTTCATCGTTTCGGCACGAATCCAAGTGATTGAGAATATCGCCGCTCTTCAACGACGGATGTGAGTGACGTTTGGATTGACACCATGCCACTGACACCATGACGTTTAGAAAAAACGTCGTGGATTCACCGCTGCTCGCAACATTGCAGCAGAAATGATCGCCTCCAGATAATTTTTTCTCCACAAGTACCAACAACCTGATGGCCGTTGTTTTTTAAACGGAAAAATTTCCGTGTGGCATCCGCCGGTTGGCTACTCACCTGTGCAGCTCCGCAGACATCTGCCTTCGGCCATCCCGTGCCTGAACCGAAACGTCAGGTCAACTTGGATTCAGACCAAACCGACCTGTTTCTGACCGAGCTCCAGAGGCGAACGCAGATCAAAGTGCTCCAGGATGCGATCCGCCATCTGAGGTGGAGTCAGTCCAAGGTCGTCCTTGCTCTGCTGAGGTGTGGCATGGTCGACCAGCTGATCTGGGATTCCGATCCGCTGCATCTGCACAGGGATCGCCTCGTCCGAAAGAGATTCAAGAACAGCAGAACCAAATCCGCCTGGCAGAGCACCCTCCTCCATGGTCACGACCCTGCCGATGCGTCGGGCCAGAGGATGAATCAGAGCCTGATCCAGTGGACGCAGGAATCGAGCATTGATGACTGTGGCTGACAGTCCGGCCTCCTCCAGCAGGGTGGCCGTTGCCAGGGCCGGATGAACCATGGCGCCATAGGCGATCAGCACCAGGTCATCCCCTTCCCGCAGCAACTCACCGCGTCCAATCGGCAGCGATTCCCAGCCCTCTTCCATCAACGGCGCACCGATTCCGGATCCACGTGGGATCCGAAGGGCAGCCGGGCCGTCATGGTTCAGACAGGTCACCAACATGCGCTGCAGTTCTGCCTCGTCCTTGGGAGCCATCACGGTGAAGTTGGGAATGGCACGCATGTAGCTGATGTCGTACTGACCTTGATGGGTTGGACCATCAGCCCCGACGATTCCTGCCCGGTCCAGAACGAAGGTCACCGGCAGCTTTTGAATTCCCACATCGTGAATCAGCTGGTCGTAGGCCCGCTGCAGGAACGTGCTGTAAATCGCCACAACGGGACGCAGTCCCTCACAGGCCATGCCAGCCGCCAGCGTCACCGCATGCTGCTCGGCGATCCCCACATCTACATATTGATCAGGGATGGCTTTCTGCAGCAGATCCAAACCGGTCCCGGTGGCCATCGCCGCTGTGATCCCAACAACACGGTTGTCCTGCTCGCAGAGCTTCACCAGGGTCTGGCCGAAGACTTTGCTGTAACTGGGTGGTTTGGGGGTTTTGGAGGGAATCGCCTTACCCGTGTTCAGGTCGAAGGCCGACTGGGCGTGGTATCCAACCTGATCAGCCTCGGCGTAGGGATACCCCTTTCCCTTGGTCGTGACCACGTGCACCAGCACCGGGCCACCATCGCGATGGGCCGCTTCAAACGTGCGCTTCATCTCGGCGATGTCGTGACCATCGATCGGCCCCATGTAGGTGAAGCCGAGCTCTTCAAACACCGCACCGACTTTGGGAACAGCCAGACGACGCATGCTGTCTTTGAGGCGGTTCAGCTCAGCCGGCAACTCTCCGCCCATGAAGGGCAGATGACGCACACTCTCCTCAACGCTGCCGGACAGAAACTGCATCGGGGGGCTGAGCCGCATCCGATTGAGATGGTTCGACAAGGCGCCGACAGGGGGGGAGATCGACATGTCGTTGTCGTTCAACACCACCACCAGCGGTGTCTGCGGCAGATGTCCGGCGTGATTGATCGCTTCAAGCGCCATGCCGCCGGTGAGAGCGCCGTCGCCGATCACCGCAACGCAGCGGAAATCCTCTCCACGCTGGTCCCTGGCCATTGCCATCCCAAGAGCCGCCGAGATCGAGGTGCTGGCATGGCCGGCACCGAAATGATCAAAAGGGCTTTCGCTGCGCTTGAGGTAGCCCGCCACGCCGTTTT from the Synechococcus sp. KORDI-100 genome contains:
- the dxs gene encoding 1-deoxy-D-xylulose-5-phosphate synthase, with the translated sequence MHLGDLTHPNQLHGLSTAELEDIARQIRERHLEVVSTSGGHLGPGLGVVELTLALYQTLDLDKDRVVWDVGHQAYPHKLITGRFGRFNTLRQQNGVAGYLKRSESPFDHFGAGHASTSISAALGMAMARDQRGEDFRCVAVIGDGALTGGMALEAINHAGHLPQTPLVVVLNDNDMSISPPVGALSNHLNRMRLSPPMQFLSGSVEESVRHLPFMGGELPAELNRLKDSMRRLAVPKVGAVFEELGFTYMGPIDGHDIAEMKRTFEAAHRDGGPVLVHVVTTKGKGYPYAEADQVGYHAQSAFDLNTGKAIPSKTPKPPSYSKVFGQTLVKLCEQDNRVVGITAAMATGTGLDLLQKAIPDQYVDVGIAEQHAVTLAAGMACEGLRPVVAIYSTFLQRAYDQLIHDVGIQKLPVTFVLDRAGIVGADGPTHQGQYDISYMRAIPNFTVMAPKDEAELQRMLVTCLNHDGPAALRIPRGSGIGAPLMEEGWESLPIGRGELLREGDDLVLIAYGAMVHPALATATLLEEAGLSATVINARFLRPLDQALIHPLARRIGRVVTMEEGALPGGFGSAVLESLSDEAIPVQMQRIGIPDQLVDHATPQQSKDDLGLTPPQMADRILEHFDLRSPLELGQKQVGLV